Below is a genomic region from Penaeus vannamei isolate JL-2024 chromosome 18, ASM4276789v1, whole genome shotgun sequence.
aatgtgattttttttattaaagttttcttattatcaaagtcatctatcattattataaattgatttttcttatttgtgtttttattatcaatgttatttttattgatattattatttttatcattattattattatctatcagtaatgttattctctattattaatattctttgaTATTGATTTGATTCCTAATTATCAATAGTTTGTCCCGAACGTTCATTCAAGGAGCAGCTTAACAAACCAAACCGTAGCATCTTATAAGTAATCTGCCAGATAAGTAAGGAAGTTGACACTAACATTCTGTGTTGATACTTGTATTTCTTCCGACCTCCACAACATCCGGGTATTCCATTTTTTatcttactgttgttgttattgttttcggcTTGCTTGAAAATTCAGGAAAAAAGTGAAGAGGGGAAATGTTTTCGAGGGCGTGTTCCTTGGCCTCTCCtttaaggggtggggtggagggggggggggcatgtggtTTCTTTTCCGGGTGGAGGAAAACTAGCACAGGTAGTTGGGCGGGGCCTGGCAGCGAGGAGGGGAGCGCACGGGGAGTAGGCTTTGGAAATAATGTAcagttatatacatgtgtgtgtgtatccacgtacacacacacacacacacacacacacacacacacacacacacacacacacacacacacacacacacacacacacacacacacacacatatatatatatatatatatatatatatatatatatatatatatatatatatatatttatatatatgttttttttgtgtgtgtgtatatatatataatatatatatatatatatatatatatatatatatattattattgtatatgatatgtatatgtatacattgtatttTGATAAATTATGAAAGCAAGGAATGACAGGTAAGGTACTTTGCGCAAGTAAGCGCCTGGTGCCACGTGCCAGGGACGCCCGCCCTGGCGACGGGCAGGaggttcctccgtctctccggcGGCGACTTTCCCTCGCTCGCCCCCGAGGCTCTCCTCCGGCGTCCGAGGGGAGTCCCGCAGGAGTCCTGTCGCGTCCCGCCCACTGactcgtttctctctcgttccagGAGGCATGATTGTGACGCCCACCTACAGCCGCGAGATGGGCGAGGGCGGCCGTCTGCTACCCGCCGCCCGCGTCCCGACCCTGGGCCTGCCAGACCCGAACCCCGCGCCCACGTACAAGTCGGACGTGGCCGTGTACAAGGCGGGCATGGGCGTCGCCGGGGCCTACGACCACAACAAGAACAGTCTGAGCGAGAAGGAGGGCAGCTCCGGCGGGGCGCTCGGgccgcacgcgcacgcgcaccaCCTGCAGCCCTTCACGGCGCCCTGGCTGGCCGAGGTCGCCCACATCACGCCCGCGCGCCCCAGCGACCACCTGCCCTACCCgcagccccccgccccctccctgcccGACTACTACCCGCACTACCCCAGCCTGGCGCACCGCCCCGCGGGCTACTACCCGCACCCGTTCctgccccccgccgccgccggccACTTCCTGCGCGACTACCCCCGCCACGCGCCCCGCCCCTACCCCCCGCTGGACCCGCGGCCGCCCCTCGAGAGGCCCACGCCCGTGTCGGCGGCGCCGCCCCTCATGCGGCCCCTGGCGCCGCCGCCCCTGCGCGGACTCCACCCTGACCCCAGGGACCCCAGGGACCTCAGGGACGTGCCGCCGCCGCCCGGGAAGATGCGGCCGCGGCCGCCGGACCTGACGCTGCCCGTGAGCCCCGGCGTGCCCCCGGGGGAGCCCTCCCCGCGGGGCCCGCACGGGGAGCCGAGCCCCAAGCGCCGCGCGGGCGCCTCCGCCTTCCCGATGCCGGCGCCGAGGTCCCCGCGCGCCGGCCACAGGGGGCACTCGGCCCTGGCGGTGTCGGGCCCTCCGGTGCCGGGGGCGGGGCCCCCTCCGtccgcgccgccgcccgcgccgggCCCTCCGCTGCCGCGCCCTCCCGCATCGGGGCCCGTCGCCTCGGCCTCAGcgtccgccgcccccgccgcgacGCCGCCCGAAGAGCCGCGCCCCGCCTCGCCCTACCACGCCCACTTCGCCCGCGGCGCCCTCGTCACGGTGGGCACGACGGTGCGGCGCGTCGAGGAGCTCGAGACCAAGGACTTCCTGGAGGCGGCGCGCGCGGCGGACGACCTCAAGCTGGACCCGTCGACGGTGGCCGCCATCTGCAGCAGCCCCAGCCGGCCTggcacctccaccatcaccttcaccttcccctccaggAACACGCAGGtgagcgccctctctctctttctttctctctctctctctctttctctctctct
It encodes:
- the LOC113815096 gene encoding ataxin-1-like, coding for MIVTPTYSREMGEGGRLLPAARVPTLGLPDPNPAPTYKSDVAVYKAGMGVAGAYDHNKNSLSEKEGSSGGALGPHAHAHHLQPFTAPWLAEVAHITPARPSDHLPYPQPPAPSLPDYYPHYPSLAHRPAGYYPHPFLPPAAAGHFLRDYPRHAPRPYPPLDPRPPLERPTPVSAAPPLMRPLAPPPLRGLHPDPRDPRDLRDVPPPPGKMRPRPPDLTLPVSPGVPPGEPSPRGPHGEPSPKRRAGASAFPMPAPRSPRAGHRGHSALAVSGPPVPGAGPPPSAPPPAPGPPLPRPPASGPVASASASAAPAATPPEEPRPASPYHAHFARGALVTVGTTVRRVEELETKDFLEAARAADDLKLDPSTVAAICSSPSRPGTSTITFTFPSRNTQVSVEASLDHPFFVFHCGWSSCCPERTQKKYELKVRQLQVGDVCVSLTKKEPPAAAPDSAASLPPPPPTSSAASASSSSSAVSISGSPSSAAANQVPSTCADSTANPAPTSPSTSTSPSTSTSVSTSTAATTPTPTSASPPRVSPSDASGSSGGGGGGGQGLPRAKKGSASLPFLGGASGSSVWTKPAALRTTERQHSSDEAQKEEKDSVRKRRWSDPGQGT